From a single Nostoc sp. MS1 genomic region:
- the plsX gene encoding phosphate acyltransferase PlsX, translating to MGSTGVRIAIDAMGGDHAPNEIVAGAVRASEELGVKVLLVGDPQQIASALPPKTNLERVEIVPAEEAIAMDEEPLNAVRRKRKASINVAMDLVKQQQADAVFSAGHSGAAMASALLRLGRLPGVDRPAIGTVFPTIKAGKPVLILDVGANVDCRPKFLEQFAVVGSTYSKYVLGTDEPKVGLLNIGEEDTKGNELALRTHELLRANPNIKFIGNAEGRDVLSGEFDVIVCDGFVGNILLKFAEAIGGVILQILREELPQGLHGQIGTALLKPNLKRIKQRMDHAEHGGALLLGVSGVCLIGHGSSQAPSVFNAIRMAKEAVDNQVMQQLQSQYEILHNSSD from the coding sequence ATGGGATCGACTGGCGTACGGATAGCAATTGACGCAATGGGAGGGGATCACGCACCCAACGAAATCGTAGCTGGCGCAGTACGAGCTAGCGAAGAATTGGGTGTAAAAGTCCTGTTGGTGGGTGATCCCCAACAAATTGCCTCAGCCTTGCCACCAAAAACTAATTTGGAGCGGGTGGAGATCGTTCCTGCTGAGGAAGCGATCGCAATGGATGAGGAGCCTTTGAACGCGGTAAGACGCAAGCGCAAGGCTTCGATTAATGTGGCGATGGATTTAGTCAAGCAGCAACAGGCGGATGCAGTATTCTCTGCGGGTCATTCTGGTGCAGCTATGGCATCAGCTTTGCTTCGCTTGGGACGATTACCAGGAGTTGACCGTCCAGCAATTGGCACAGTTTTTCCAACTATCAAAGCTGGTAAACCTGTACTGATACTCGATGTTGGTGCTAATGTAGACTGCCGTCCCAAGTTTTTAGAACAGTTTGCTGTTGTCGGCTCTACATACAGTAAGTACGTATTGGGAACAGACGAACCCAAAGTTGGTTTATTGAACATTGGTGAAGAAGACACCAAGGGGAATGAGTTAGCTCTGCGTACTCATGAATTGTTACGAGCAAATCCCAATATCAAATTTATTGGTAATGCCGAAGGTAGAGACGTACTTTCCGGCGAATTTGATGTGATTGTCTGCGATGGCTTTGTCGGCAACATTTTACTAAAATTCGCTGAGGCGATCGGCGGTGTGATTTTGCAAATCCTGCGGGAAGAACTACCCCAAGGACTGCACGGTCAAATCGGGACAGCTCTTTTAAAACCCAACCTCAAGCGCATCAAACAGCGCATGGATCACGCAGAACATGGCGGTGCTTTGCTGTTGGGTGTATCAGGTGTTTGCCTCATCGGTCACGGTAGCTCTCAAGCACCCTCAGTATTCAACGCCATCCGCATGGCCAAAGAAGCTGTAGACAATCAGGTGATGCAACAACTGCAATCCCAATACGAAATTCTACACAACAGCAGCGATTAG
- a CDS encoding leucyl aminopeptidase: MAIQLSDKPLLEWAGDSLAIALFEDAVELTGELASLDEKFAGILKEIIAEEEFTGKANSTVFTRVGSGNSLKKIILVGLGKPDSLKIENLRRAAAAVGRVAKKQKSKVLGLSFPLWNNDPTASAQAIAEGVQLALYQDIRFKSDPEDKVSQVETIELLGFTGQEEAINRANQIVSGVILARQLVAAPANSVTPITMAETAQQIATDHGLQVQILEREECEKLGMGAFLGVALASDLPPKFIHLTYKPDGTPKRRVAIIGKGLTFDSGGLNIKGAGSGIETMKTDMGGAAATLGAAKAIAQIKPDVEVHFISAVTENMISGKAMHPGDILTASNGKTIEVNNTDAEGRLTLADALVYADKLGLDAIVDLATLTGANVTALGEDIAGLYTPDDALAGQIEQAASESGEKLWRMPMEEKYFEGLKSGIADMKNTGPRAGGAITAALFLKQFVKDTQWAHLDIAGPVWSDKENGYNGPGATGYGVRLLVDWVLSN; this comes from the coding sequence ATGGCAATTCAATTAAGTGATAAGCCCCTGCTAGAATGGGCGGGCGATAGTTTGGCGATCGCATTATTTGAAGATGCAGTCGAGTTAACTGGCGAACTGGCAAGTTTAGATGAGAAGTTTGCTGGCATCTTAAAAGAGATCATTGCCGAAGAAGAATTTACAGGCAAAGCCAACAGCACTGTTTTTACACGTGTCGGTAGTGGTAATTCATTAAAAAAAATCATTTTGGTGGGTTTAGGCAAACCTGATAGCTTAAAAATCGAAAACCTCAGACGGGCGGCGGCGGCTGTAGGTAGGGTAGCCAAAAAACAAAAAAGCAAAGTTTTGGGTTTGAGTTTTCCCTTGTGGAACAATGATCCCACAGCCTCCGCTCAAGCAATTGCTGAAGGTGTACAACTAGCCTTATATCAAGATATTCGCTTTAAATCAGACCCGGAAGATAAAGTTTCCCAAGTTGAAACTATTGAATTACTAGGTTTTACTGGGCAAGAAGAAGCAATTAACCGTGCCAATCAAATCGTCTCAGGGGTAATTTTGGCTCGGCAATTAGTAGCAGCACCCGCCAACAGCGTTACACCAATTACTATGGCGGAAACTGCTCAACAAATTGCTACTGACCACGGTTTACAAGTGCAAATATTAGAGCGGGAAGAATGCGAAAAGCTAGGTATGGGGGCATTTTTAGGAGTTGCCCTAGCCTCAGATTTGCCGCCTAAATTTATTCACCTCACCTACAAACCAGACGGTACACCCAAGCGCAGAGTCGCCATTATTGGTAAAGGTTTAACCTTCGATTCCGGTGGACTCAATATTAAAGGCGCGGGTAGCGGTATCGAAACCATGAAAACGGATATGGGTGGTGCAGCCGCCACATTAGGCGCAGCTAAGGCCATTGCCCAAATCAAGCCAGATGTGGAAGTTCACTTTATCTCCGCCGTTACTGAAAACATGATTAGCGGTAAGGCTATGCACCCAGGAGACATTCTGACAGCATCAAATGGCAAAACAATCGAAGTGAACAACACTGACGCTGAAGGGCGTTTAACCCTGGCTGATGCGTTAGTATATGCCGATAAATTGGGTTTAGATGCGATCGTTGATTTAGCAACCCTCACAGGTGCTAACGTCACTGCTCTAGGTGAAGACATCGCTGGTTTATATACTCCCGATGATGCTTTAGCAGGGCAGATAGAACAAGCCGCTAGCGAGTCTGGTGAGAAGCTGTGGCGGATGCCAATGGAAGAAAAATATTTTGAAGGGTTGAAGTCTGGTATTGCTGATATGAAGAACACCGGGCCACGCGCTGGCGGTGCTATCACAGCTGCCTTGTTCCTCAAGCAGTTCGTTAAAGATACCCAATGGGCGCACTTAGATATTGCTGGCCCAGTTTGGTCAGATAAAGAAAACGGTTACAACGGACCAGGTGCAACCGGCTACGGCGTAAGGTTGTTGGTTGATTGGGTACTGAGTAATTAA
- a CDS encoding Uma2 family endonuclease encodes MTSALSPNQRAEVFYPSSDGEPLAESYAHLCVLLATLEILRQYLQGQQATVLANQFLYYSQGFPKLRVAPDVMVIFNVAPGGQDNYKVWEEGQVPCVIFEMTSAGTKNHDQEFKKTLYEQLGVKEYWLFDPRDEWVQGQLQGYRLRNDVYEPITDSRSEPLGLRLQVEGELIAFYREDTGEKLLNPTEQAQALREAQKRADAEALARQQAEQQVEQLKERLRSLGVDPEENS; translated from the coding sequence ATGACTTCAGCCTTATCCCCAAACCAACGGGCAGAAGTGTTCTATCCGAGTTCTGATGGTGAACCTTTGGCAGAAAGCTATGCTCATCTGTGTGTTTTGCTGGCAACTCTAGAAATACTACGCCAGTATTTGCAAGGACAACAAGCAACAGTCCTGGCTAATCAGTTTCTCTACTACTCTCAGGGTTTTCCTAAGTTGCGGGTTGCACCTGATGTCATGGTAATTTTTAATGTCGCCCCAGGTGGACAAGATAACTATAAGGTTTGGGAAGAGGGACAAGTTCCTTGTGTCATCTTTGAGATGACTTCAGCCGGGACGAAAAATCATGACCAAGAATTTAAGAAAACACTATATGAGCAACTGGGTGTGAAAGAATACTGGTTATTTGACCCCAGAGACGAATGGGTGCAAGGACAGTTGCAAGGCTATCGGTTGCGGAATGATGTATACGAACCAATTACAGATAGTCGTAGTGAACCCTTGGGGTTGCGGTTGCAAGTGGAAGGGGAATTAATCGCTTTTTATCGGGAAGATACAGGGGAAAAGCTACTAAATCCCACAGAACAAGCGCAAGCACTCCGCGAAGCACAAAAAAGGGCTGATGCAGAAGCCCTAGCACGCCAGCAAGCAGAACAACAGGTAGAACAGTTGAAAGAACGACTGCGATCGCTAGGTGTCGATCCAGAGGAAAATAGTTAA
- a CDS encoding alpha/beta fold hydrolase — MLEVELKPCFLTPRRIQPEYPLFVYLPGMDGTGQLLRSQTAGLETGFDVRCLAIPRQDLTNWDVLTNNVLDLIHAELEKSSQRVVYLCGESFGGCLAIKVAIQSPKLFKRLILINPASAFKLRPWLDWISQLVELVPESLYDVGALGLLPFLASLQRISRNIRHELLKTMRYVPAETVVWRLSLLREFDVSDEELRSITQTTLLIAGGSDRLLPSVNEATRLANLIPNSQAVILPHCGHACLLEEDVNLYEIMQFNNFLEIKSPKIPDLTISQQHI; from the coding sequence ATGCTGGAAGTTGAATTAAAGCCGTGTTTTCTTACTCCTAGACGAATACAACCAGAGTATCCGTTGTTCGTCTATTTACCAGGAATGGATGGGACTGGTCAATTATTGCGATCGCAAACTGCGGGATTAGAAACAGGCTTTGATGTCCGTTGTTTAGCAATTCCCCGCCAAGACCTCACAAACTGGGACGTTTTGACAAATAACGTTTTAGACTTAATTCATGCAGAATTAGAAAAAAGTTCCCAGCGAGTAGTGTACTTGTGTGGCGAATCCTTTGGCGGTTGCTTGGCGATAAAAGTAGCCATTCAATCACCTAAATTATTTAAACGCCTCATTCTGATTAATCCAGCTTCCGCTTTTAAACTGCGTCCTTGGTTAGATTGGATTTCTCAACTTGTGGAATTAGTTCCAGAATCCCTATATGATGTTGGTGCATTGGGATTATTGCCATTTTTAGCATCTTTGCAACGGATATCTCGCAATATTCGCCATGAACTATTAAAAACGATGCGTTATGTACCAGCCGAAACGGTGGTTTGGCGTTTGTCTTTATTGCGAGAATTTGATGTGAGTGATGAGGAATTACGTTCCATAACTCAAACAACATTATTAATTGCAGGTGGAAGCGATCGCCTGCTACCATCAGTAAACGAAGCTACCCGCTTGGCAAATCTCATCCCTAATTCCCAAGCAGTAATTCTACCTCATTGTGGACACGCCTGTTTACTAGAGGAAGATGTCAACCTTTACGAAATTATGCAATTTAATAACTTTTTAGAAATTAAAAGCCCCAAAATTCCTGACCTTACAATTTCACAACAACATATATAA
- a CDS encoding lysophospholipid acyltransferase family protein — protein MSLNNPLDISRTLLTTLSTKTFRYYEDRIPQDASLLIVSNHRSFMDALVLMAALSSPIRFACHHYMGQVPILREFVTGQLGCFPLEENQNRQQSFFTQSQKLLQSKQMVGVFPEGADPMVKYTPADQVGDFRRGFAHLALRSQVKDLAVLPVAIASLEESNTAAFPLKLLSLFDPSEPLFNQYGWHPLIIYHRVAILIGRPYWITSHHHNQYHGKQAKNVVAELTTHCHDEISKLLYQGSY, from the coding sequence ATGAGTCTAAATAACCCTCTAGATATTTCCCGGACATTATTAACAACACTCTCTACTAAAACGTTTCGCTATTACGAGGATCGCATTCCCCAAGATGCTAGTTTGTTAATAGTGAGCAATCATCGCAGTTTTATGGATGCACTGGTGTTAATGGCGGCCTTATCAAGTCCCATTCGCTTTGCTTGCCACCACTATATGGGACAAGTGCCAATACTGCGAGAGTTTGTCACAGGACAGTTGGGTTGCTTTCCCTTAGAGGAAAATCAGAACCGTCAGCAAAGCTTTTTTACCCAGTCACAGAAGCTACTACAGTCAAAACAGATGGTAGGAGTATTTCCCGAAGGTGCTGATCCGATGGTGAAATATACCCCAGCCGATCAAGTCGGTGATTTTCGTCGCGGCTTCGCGCATCTAGCACTACGTTCTCAGGTGAAGGATTTAGCAGTCTTACCAGTGGCGATCGCTTCCTTAGAGGAGAGCAATACAGCCGCCTTTCCGCTAAAATTGTTGAGTCTCTTCGATCCTTCCGAACCATTATTCAATCAATACGGTTGGCATCCCTTGATAATTTATCATCGGGTGGCCATATTAATCGGTCGTCCTTATTGGATCACATCCCATCATCACAACCAATATCACGGTAAACAGGCGAAAAATGTTGTGGCTGAACTAACCACACACTGCCATGATGAGATTTCTAAGTTACTATACCAGGGTTCTTATTAA
- the metG gene encoding methionine--tRNA ligase, with protein MNLVNKVKKTFALTTPLYYVNDVPHIGSAYTTIAADAIARYHKLLGHEVLLITGTDEHGQKIQRSAESLGKAPQDFCDSVVPSFQSLWDILNIRYDRFSRTTAVRHKAIVNEFFGRVWERGDIYQGQQKGWYCVSCEEFKEERELLEGNRCPIHINKEVEWRDEQNYFFRLSKYQTQLEEFYQSNPDFIQPESRRNEVLSFVSQGLQDFSISRVNLDWGFPIPTDPKHTIYVWFDALLGYVTALLDPEAEPTLENALAKWWPINLHLIGKDILRFHAVYWPAMLLSAGLPLPDRVFGHGFLTKDGQKMGKSLGNTVDPIALVQQYGSDAVRYYFLKEIEFGKDGDFNEIRFINVLNADLANDLGNLLNRTLNMVKKYCANYALSITHEDIPAENALKRLGVSLGDKVKQAYEVLAFNQACELVLSLVQASNKFIDEQAPWTLYKQGRQQEVETVLYTVLESVRLSAYLLSPVIPNISSNIYRQLGLGIDFNEQTDIVPFEIHSQWGLLSNQQQLAQPQPIFKRIEPPK; from the coding sequence ATGAATCTAGTGAATAAAGTAAAAAAGACATTTGCACTCACAACACCACTGTATTATGTAAACGATGTTCCTCACATTGGTAGCGCTTACACAACAATAGCAGCAGACGCAATAGCAAGATATCACAAGCTATTGGGGCATGAAGTGCTGTTAATAACGGGTACAGATGAACATGGGCAGAAAATTCAGCGTTCAGCCGAGAGTTTAGGCAAAGCACCACAAGATTTTTGTGACAGTGTTGTTCCCAGCTTTCAGAGTTTATGGGACATATTGAATATTCGCTACGATCGCTTTAGTCGGACTACGGCTGTGCGTCATAAAGCCATTGTCAACGAATTTTTTGGGCGGGTGTGGGAACGTGGCGATATTTACCAAGGCCAGCAAAAAGGCTGGTATTGTGTCTCCTGTGAAGAATTTAAGGAAGAACGGGAACTCCTAGAAGGAAATCGTTGCCCTATTCATATTAATAAGGAAGTGGAATGGCGAGACGAACAAAACTACTTTTTCCGTCTCTCCAAATATCAAACTCAATTAGAGGAATTTTACCAGTCTAACCCCGACTTTATCCAGCCAGAAAGCCGCCGCAATGAAGTTCTCAGCTTTGTTAGCCAAGGTTTGCAAGACTTTTCCATTTCGCGGGTAAATCTAGATTGGGGTTTTCCTATACCTACTGACCCTAAACATACCATATATGTTTGGTTCGATGCCTTGCTTGGTTATGTCACAGCTTTGTTAGATCCTGAAGCCGAACCCACCTTAGAAAATGCTTTGGCAAAATGGTGGCCGATAAACTTACACCTCATTGGTAAAGATATCCTACGCTTTCATGCTGTGTATTGGCCAGCAATGTTGTTGTCTGCTGGCTTACCTTTACCAGATAGAGTTTTTGGACACGGCTTTTTAACCAAAGATGGTCAAAAAATGGGCAAAAGCCTGGGAAATACTGTAGATCCCATTGCTTTAGTGCAGCAATATGGAAGTGATGCAGTTCGTTATTACTTCCTTAAGGAAATCGAATTTGGCAAAGATGGCGACTTTAATGAAATTAGGTTCATCAATGTTTTGAATGCAGATTTAGCAAATGATTTAGGTAATTTGCTCAATCGCACCTTAAACATGGTGAAAAAATACTGCGCTAACTATGCGCTATCAATTACCCATGAGGATATTCCGGCGGAAAATGCTTTGAAAAGACTAGGTGTAAGTTTAGGAGATAAAGTCAAACAAGCCTATGAAGTGTTAGCTTTTAATCAAGCTTGCGAACTTGTACTGTCATTAGTGCAAGCCAGCAATAAGTTTATTGATGAACAAGCACCTTGGACATTATATAAACAAGGACGACAACAGGAAGTAGAAACTGTACTATACACTGTTTTAGAATCTGTCAGGCTATCAGCTTACTTACTATCGCCAGTAATTCCTAATATCAGTAGCAACATTTATCGGCAACTGGGCTTAGGAATTGACTTTAACGAACAAACAGATATTGTCCCTTTTGAGATTCATTCCCAATGGGGCTTACTATCTAATCAACAACAGTTAGCTCAACCCCAACCCATTTTTAAACGCATAGAACCACCAAAGTAA
- a CDS encoding NYN domain-containing protein produces the protein MLNNLENDSIFTPEQVLENRGRVAIFIDGSNLFYAALQLGIEIDYTKLLCRLTGGSRLLRAFFYTGVDRTNEKQQGFLLWMRRNGYRVIAKDLVQLPDGSKKANLDVEIAVDMMALVDSYDTAVLVSGDGDLAYAVNSVSYRGVRVEVVSLRSMTSDSLINVSDRYIDLEAIKEDIQKTPRQSYPYRPLSAMGFLDDPSDGHLGLQDS, from the coding sequence ATGTTGAATAATCTGGAAAATGATTCGATATTTACACCAGAACAGGTTTTAGAAAATCGAGGACGAGTTGCCATTTTTATTGATGGGTCAAATCTATTTTACGCTGCTTTGCAATTAGGGATTGAAATAGATTACACAAAATTGCTATGTCGTTTGACTGGCGGTTCTCGATTGTTAAGAGCTTTTTTCTACACTGGTGTAGATAGAACCAATGAAAAGCAACAAGGCTTTTTGTTGTGGATGCGGCGTAATGGTTATCGCGTCATTGCCAAAGATTTGGTACAGTTGCCAGATGGCTCAAAAAAAGCCAACCTAGATGTAGAAATAGCTGTGGATATGATGGCTTTAGTCGATTCCTATGATACGGCTGTCCTAGTCAGTGGTGATGGGGATTTGGCTTATGCAGTCAATTCTGTCAGTTATCGTGGGGTGCGGGTAGAAGTCGTCAGCTTAAGGTCAATGACTAGTGATAGCTTAATTAATGTGAGCGATCGCTATATTGATTTAGAGGCTATCAAAGAAGATATCCAAAAAACCCCCCGCCAAAGCTACCCCTATCGACCTTTATCAGCTATGGGATTTTTAGATGATCCCAGTGATGGACACTTAGGACTTCAAGATTCATGA
- the lptC gene encoding LPS export ABC transporter periplasmic protein LptC yields MRFKIKWNYLFLTTLLIIGLTACVGKLPANNQQNNADPGRRDSSLTFFDVTLEQADEVGRPVWRVKAKQAQYTKEKEIGEALSPYGELYQDGQIVYQVKGEKADIAQDGKQLFLKGKILATDPKNGVVLQGNELEWRPKEDLLIVRNKINGTHKQLQATAQEAKVKTREQRMDFSGGVVANSLDPQMQMRTEHLIWQIKEEKLIGDRPIQFDRYKNNQITDRGRGDSGEVNLKTKIATVNNNSQIDLLDPPAQIIGKSMNWNMNTETVTTNSPLRIFQRVDKLTVTANQGEMRIPQKTAYLTGNVNAVGQRRQTLNSQKLTWYLDKKLVEAQGNVVYKQVDPALTFNGDTAVGNLETENIVVRGGNSGDRVVTEIIPEEPKARN; encoded by the coding sequence ATGAGATTTAAAATTAAGTGGAATTATTTATTTTTAACTACATTATTAATCATTGGTTTAACAGCTTGTGTTGGTAAACTACCTGCAAATAATCAACAGAATAATGCTGACCCCGGTAGACGAGATAGTAGCTTAACATTCTTTGATGTGACCTTAGAACAAGCAGATGAAGTGGGGCGGCCTGTATGGCGAGTTAAAGCCAAACAGGCACAATATACAAAAGAAAAAGAAATCGGTGAAGCCTTAAGCCCCTATGGTGAATTGTACCAAGATGGGCAAATAGTTTATCAAGTTAAAGGCGAAAAAGCCGACATTGCCCAAGATGGAAAACAACTATTTCTTAAAGGAAAAATATTAGCTACAGACCCGAAAAATGGCGTAGTTTTACAAGGTAATGAATTAGAATGGCGACCAAAAGAAGATTTATTGATTGTTCGCAACAAAATTAATGGAACTCATAAACAACTACAAGCAACCGCACAGGAAGCTAAGGTCAAAACCCGCGAACAACGTATGGATTTTTCCGGTGGTGTGGTTGCTAACTCCCTTGATCCCCAAATGCAAATGCGAACTGAACACTTGATTTGGCAGATTAAAGAAGAAAAATTAATTGGCGATCGCCCAATTCAATTTGACCGCTACAAGAACAATCAAATCACAGATCGCGGTCGGGGAGACTCTGGGGAAGTCAACTTAAAAACCAAAATTGCTACAGTGAATAACAATTCCCAAATTGATTTACTAGATCCACCAGCACAAATAATTGGTAAATCGATGAATTGGAATATGAACACGGAAACTGTCACCACAAATTCACCCCTCCGCATATTTCAACGGGTGGATAAATTAACTGTCACAGCTAATCAGGGAGAAATGAGGATACCTCAAAAAACAGCTTATCTCACAGGTAATGTAAATGCTGTGGGTCAACGTCGCCAAACCCTCAACTCGCAAAAACTGACATGGTATCTCGATAAGAAATTAGTGGAAGCACAGGGAAATGTAGTCTATAAACAAGTTGACCCTGCTTTAACCTTTAACGGTGACACAGCCGTCGGTAATTTGGAAACCGAGAATATAGTAGTTAGGGGTGGTAATTCTGGCGATCGCGTAGTCACAGAGATTATCCCCGAAGAACCAAAAGCGAGAAATTAG
- a CDS encoding AAA-like domain-containing protein, which translates to MKTILILSAHPSDGRPLRLDQEVRDIEAGLERSRNREQFQVISKWAVRTQDLRRALLDHNPHIVHFSGHGAGKAGLVLEDETGKGQLVSTKALAKLFELCKDSIECLFLNSCYSEAQAEEIYQHIDCVVGMNDEIGDVAAREFAIAFYDALGANRSYEDAYEFGCNAVDLQSIPESAIPVLKSRKIRNNQAQIIKPLSLENPEGQVSLDSPFYVVRPPIETDCFEATLTDGALIRIKAPRQMGKSSLMSRILDHAQQQNYRTAYLNFEEADADFLSNLDLFLQWFCASISDNLNLSSQLEDYWKGLLGSKNKASNYFQRYLLKQVETPIVLGLDEVDEIFKHPTIATDFFGLLRAWHERAKNDPIWQKLRLVIVHSKEVYIPLNINQSPFNVGLPVELPELIQSQVEDLVQRHGLNWSKSQINELMLWVGGHPYLVRVALYNIARGRMTLEKLEQVAPTEEGPYSDHLRRHLLNLQADAELLAAIKEVVKAEQPVDVGSVAAFKLRSMGIVKFQGNKVMPLCQLYRQYFGDRLKMF; encoded by the coding sequence GTGAAAACCATCCTGATTTTGTCAGCTCATCCAAGTGACGGTAGACCTCTACGGTTAGATCAAGAAGTACGAGACATTGAAGCGGGTTTAGAACGTTCTAGAAACCGAGAGCAGTTTCAAGTTATTTCTAAATGGGCGGTACGTACTCAAGATTTACGACGGGCGTTATTAGATCACAACCCTCATATTGTCCATTTTTCTGGACATGGTGCAGGTAAGGCAGGTTTAGTTTTAGAAGATGAAACTGGGAAAGGTCAGCTAGTAAGTACAAAAGCACTAGCCAAGCTATTTGAATTGTGTAAAGACTCAATTGAATGTCTATTTTTAAATTCCTGCTACAGCGAGGCACAAGCTGAGGAGATTTATCAGCACATTGATTGTGTTGTCGGGATGAATGACGAAATTGGAGATGTAGCAGCTAGAGAATTTGCGATCGCCTTTTATGATGCGCTGGGGGCTAATCGGTCATACGAAGATGCTTACGAGTTTGGCTGTAATGCAGTCGACTTGCAAAGTATACCAGAGTCGGCAATTCCTGTGCTAAAGAGTAGAAAGATTCGTAACAACCAAGCCCAGATAATTAAGCCCTTATCTTTAGAAAATCCCGAAGGGCAAGTTTCCCTAGATTCGCCTTTCTATGTTGTCCGTCCGCCAATTGAAACAGACTGTTTTGAAGCAACTCTTACAGATGGGGCGCTAATTCGCATCAAAGCTCCCCGGCAGATGGGTAAAAGCTCATTAATGTCAAGAATTTTGGATCATGCACAGCAACAAAATTATCGTACTGCTTATTTGAATTTTGAGGAAGCGGACGCAGACTTTTTAAGTAATTTAGATTTGTTCTTGCAATGGTTCTGCGCCAGTATTAGCGACAATTTGAATTTATCAAGTCAATTAGAAGACTACTGGAAAGGGCTTTTGGGGAGTAAGAATAAAGCCAGTAATTACTTCCAAAGGTATTTATTAAAGCAAGTTGAGACACCCATTGTCTTGGGTTTGGATGAGGTGGATGAAATATTTAAACACCCAACAATTGCTACTGACTTCTTTGGGTTACTGCGGGCTTGGCATGAACGGGCTAAAAATGACCCAATTTGGCAAAAACTCAGGCTAGTAATAGTTCATTCCAAAGAAGTTTACATTCCTTTGAATATTAATCAGTCGCCGTTTAATGTGGGTTTACCTGTAGAGTTACCTGAGTTAATTCAAAGCCAAGTAGAAGATTTAGTGCAGCGTCATGGGTTGAATTGGTCGAAATCCCAGATAAATGAGTTGATGCTGTGGGTGGGAGGACATCCTTATTTGGTCAGGGTGGCATTGTATAACATTGCGCGGGGTCGGATGACCTTAGAAAAGTTAGAACAAGTTGCACCCACGGAAGAAGGCCCCTACAGCGACCACCTGCGCCGCCATTTATTGAACTTACAAGCTGATGCTGAATTGTTAGCAGCTATTAAAGAAGTAGTGAAAGCAGAACAACCCGTAGATGTGGGATCTGTAGCAGCGTTCAAACTCCGCAGTATGGGGATAGTGAAATTTCAGGGGAATAAAGTAATGCCATTGTGTCAATTGTATCGGCAATATTTTGGCGATCGCCTGAAGATGTTTTGA